One window from the genome of Bacillus tianshenii encodes:
- the dnaB gene encoding replicative DNA helicase, whose translation MSDLFADRTPPQNIEAEQAVLGAIFLEPSAMTNASESLIPEDFYRVAHQKIFEVMLDIAERGEPVDLVTVTSELSNRKILEEAGGVSYLSELADSVPTAANIEYYAKIVEEKSTLRRLIRTATNIVSDSYARDDDIDALLNDAEKHILEVAQRKNTSAFQSIKDILVDAYDNIEMLHNRKGDITGIPTGFVDLDHMTAGFQRNDFIIVAARPSVGKTAFALNIAQNVATKTDENVAIFSLEMGAQQLVMRMLCAEGNIDAQALRTGKMDEKDWEKLTMAMGSLANAGIYIDDTPGIRVGDIRAKCRRLKQENGIGMILIDYLQLIQGSGRGGENRQQEVSEISRSLKALAREMEVPVIALSQLSRGVESRQDKRPMMSDIRESGSIEQDADIVAFLYREDYYDKESEAQNIIEIIIAKQRNGPVGTVELAFLKEYNKFVNLDRTHQEQNMPPTAS comes from the coding sequence ATGTCAGATTTATTTGCAGACCGGACACCTCCCCAAAATATAGAGGCAGAACAAGCTGTTTTAGGGGCTATCTTCTTGGAGCCTTCGGCAATGACGAACGCGTCGGAATCGCTCATACCAGAAGATTTCTACCGTGTAGCCCACCAGAAGATATTTGAAGTCATGCTTGATATTGCCGAGCGGGGAGAACCTGTTGATTTAGTAACAGTCACCTCAGAATTGTCGAATCGTAAAATTCTTGAGGAGGCTGGAGGTGTTTCTTATTTAAGTGAGTTAGCAGATTCAGTACCGACTGCTGCTAATATTGAATATTATGCGAAAATAGTTGAAGAGAAATCAACTTTGCGCCGATTAATACGAACAGCAACAAATATCGTGAGTGACAGTTATGCAAGAGATGATGATATTGATGCACTGTTGAATGATGCAGAGAAACATATTCTAGAAGTAGCTCAACGAAAGAACACGAGCGCTTTCCAGTCAATAAAAGATATTTTAGTCGATGCCTACGATAATATTGAGATGCTTCATAATCGTAAGGGAGATATTACAGGCATCCCGACGGGTTTCGTCGACCTTGATCATATGACTGCAGGCTTTCAACGGAATGACTTCATTATCGTTGCAGCACGTCCTTCTGTAGGGAAAACAGCTTTTGCATTAAATATCGCTCAAAACGTCGCAACGAAAACAGATGAAAATGTAGCGATTTTCAGTCTCGAGATGGGTGCTCAGCAGCTTGTCATGCGTATGCTGTGTGCTGAGGGGAATATTGATGCACAGGCTTTAAGAACAGGAAAGATGGATGAGAAAGATTGGGAGAAGCTGACGATGGCGATGGGAAGCCTTGCGAATGCGGGGATTTATATTGATGATACACCAGGTATTCGTGTTGGTGATATCCGGGCAAAATGCCGCCGTTTGAAGCAAGAGAACGGTATTGGAATGATCTTAATTGACTATTTACAATTGATTCAAGGAAGCGGAAGAGGTGGAGAAAACCGCCAACAGGAAGTATCGGAAATTTCCCGTAGCTTGAAAGCACTTGCCCGTGAAATGGAAGTTCCGGTGATTGCTTTGTCCCAGCTTTCTCGTGGTGTAGAGTCTCGTCAGGATAAGCGCCCAATGATGTCAGATATCCGTGAGTCGGGAAGTATTGAACAGGACGCTGATATTGTCGCTTTCTTATACCGTGAGGATTATTATGATAAAGAATCGGAAGCACAGAATATTATTGAGATTATCATTGCTAAGCAGCGTAACGGTCCCGTCGGAACGGTAGAGCTCGCCTTTTTGAAAGAATATAATAAGTTTGTGAATTTAGACCGTACGCATCAAGAACAAAACATGCCTCCAACAGCTTCATAG
- the rplI gene encoding 50S ribosomal protein L9, producing the protein MKVIFLQDVKGKGKKGEVKNVSDGYARNYLLKNNIAVEATKGNLSALEGQKKKEKKNAQEELEEAKQLQEKLESLTIELKAKSGEGGRLFGSITSKQIAQELKASHNVKIDKRKIELDEPIRAMGYRNVPVKLHQDVTATLKVHVSEQE; encoded by the coding sequence ATGAAAGTAATCTTCTTACAAGATGTAAAAGGTAAAGGGAAAAAAGGAGAAGTAAAAAATGTTTCAGATGGTTACGCTCGTAACTATTTGCTAAAAAACAATATTGCTGTTGAAGCGACAAAAGGCAATTTAAGTGCACTTGAGGGTCAAAAGAAGAAAGAAAAGAAAAACGCTCAAGAGGAGCTTGAAGAAGCAAAGCAACTACAAGAAAAGCTAGAAAGCTTAACAATTGAGCTGAAAGCAAAATCAGGTGAAGGCGGCCGTCTATTTGGCTCAATTACAAGCAAACAAATTGCGCAAGAATTAAAAGCTTCTCATAATGTGAAAATTGACAAGCGTAAAATTGAGCTAGATGAACCAATTCGCGCAATGGGATATCGTAATGTACCAGTTAAGCTTCACCAGGATGTAACAGCTACATTAAAAGTGCACGTATCAGAACAAGAATAA